The DNA region GGATGGCAAGCCGTTTCGGGGTGACCTTCAGGTTGAGGGTCTTTAGTGTCATTTTAAGGTCTTTATCCATATGCCATCTGACAAATAGAATTTATTTCTATTTGAAAGTATAGATCGCAAAGAGGATGCAGTCAAGGAGGAATATTAGTTATCCGGGGTAGGTAATGATAAATAGAAATTTTTTTTATTATTTAACTCGCTGCAAGCTATCAGCATTCAGCTATCAGCAACAAACCCGTTCATCGCGTTTTTTGTGTTTGTTGAGTTTATCTGGTCTGTTTGATTTTAACGTTGAACGTTGAACATAGAACGTTGAACAGATTTCTTCTCACGGTTTACGTCTCACGACTTACGGGTGTGTTGCTATTTCTCTATCTCATATCCCTTGCGGCGCCACTCGGGAAAACCGGCAGAGAAGAGCATGATGTTAGTATAACCGAGCTTTTTTGCTGCGACCGCAGCCTGTGCACTTGGGTCTCAGCTGTATCCCCTGCAGTAGAATACTATCGGCGTATCCTTTGCCTGCGGGAGGAGCATTGCAAGGGAGGTGAATTTTTCCTGGGGGATATTGACGGCCTTGGGTATGCGGCTGTAGGAGAATTCAAACCCGCTTCTGTTGTCTATGATGACCAACCCCGGCATTTCGGCTATCAGCCTTTTCAGTTCCTCTGCATTGATCTTTTTTATGTTGCCGTCAAGATCGCAGGCAGCGGGAAGGAGGACGAGTAAAGCGATCGATATAAGAACTAATTTTGTTACTACTTTCATGCATTATTCCCTAACGTTGTCACAAGACACATTTAATGCTCCACAACCTTTAAGTATGTCTGCGCTTATACACATTCACGCATGTACGCGTCTACGCAAATATCTCTCTGATCTTTTCTTTTGTCTCTTTGACCTGTTCGTCGGAGAGCTTCAATCCTCCCGGCGTCTGTTCGGGCTTGCTTGCGATGCCGTATATCCGTTCTTTCAGCGCAGCCTGCTTTTCCATGCCGGCAGGGAGCGCCGGGGCTACCCCTATTGCCGTTACTACATCTTCGGGGAATTTGCCCGGATCAGCGGTCTCATATATCACAGCCGGCCTGTCATGTTTACCGTTGAGGTAGAGTTCGAGCGTTCTCCATCCGACAGCGCCGTGGGGGTCAAGGATGATCCCATATTTCTCAAAGACAAGCTTCATCGTTTCATAGTGCAGGGGATTGGTGACCCCCATTGAGACGATATCCTTTCTCATGCGATCCATATCGGGCATCCTGTCGATGATACCGGGTTTTGTCACATTTCCTGTAGCGGCATCCCGTTCATCGTACATGTGTCCGCCGTAAAAATCGATAAGTCGTACCAGGTTGCTTGGATGGGATACGATCATCGCCGAAGACGGCGATTTGATGGACGGCCGTACGACGTATTTCCCTGTTTCAAGGAATTCCGGGAATTCAGTATTCTCATTCACGCCGGAGATAAGTCTTGCAATGGGGAGGCCCATCTGCCGCGCGATGACCGTCCCCATCATGTTGCCGAAATTGCCTGATGGGACGCTGGCAATGAACGGCTCATTACCGGCATCGATCTTCGAGTACGCATAAAAAGGATATACTGCCTGCGGCAAAAGCCTTCCAAGGCTGATCGAATTTGCCGATGTGAACCGTTCGCTGTCATGGAAAAGTCCTTCGGCAAATCCTTTATCTCCAAGGATGTTTTTCGCAAGGGCCTGGCAGACGTCGAAATCGCCGTTCACCTCAAAGGCGTAGATATTATCCCCGAGCGTTGTCATCTGCCTCCGCTGCCCCTCGCTGATCGAGCCCTTCGGGAAGAAGACGATATTGTCTACATTATCAAGGCCATAGAGGGCATCGGCAACAGCCCCTCCCGTATCGCCGCTCGTTGCAACGATTACGACCCTTTTGAGACCTTTCTCGCCGAGAAAATAGTTAAGCGCCCTGCCGAAGAAACGGGCCGCATAGTCCTTGAAGGAATATGTAGGTCCCCTGGTAAGCCACATGATATAAGTTCTGCCGGTCACGTGTTGAACCTTCGTAGGGATCTTGTCCTCACGATATGCATCCTTGAGGAGAACCTTTAGCCTTTCAGCGGGTATTTCGGAGCCGAGGAAGGGGCAGAGAACCTCAAAGGCGATCTGCGCGTACGACATAGGCAGCATGGCTTTGATGCGCTCCGGAGTAAGGGTGGGTACGTCCTTCCGTGCCACCATATAGAGCCCGTAGTTGGATGCCATCCCCTTGAGCAGGGCTGTTTCGAAATTGACCCGCTCATCGTAGTTGTTCGTGCTGTAATAGGTAATTGTACTCATGGCGGTTTAAAGCATACCGGATGTTCTGCCTTTTTTCAACAGAGGAAGTTATGAAAAGACAGGGTTCAAGGGTCCAGGGATTCAAGAGGTCGGGTGATAAAAAGACTTTTAGCAAAAGAATTTTCGCTTGAACCCTTGAACCCTGCGGCCTTAGCGATAGTTGTTTGCTTTATTTTCAAGGTTTCTTATGATATAACTTCTTAATATGACAGGCTTCAACCTGACTCTGTTGAAACAGCACACACCGGTGGTCTTCCTGATGGTCTCATGCGCCTGCGCGTTCTGCCTGACCGATGCGGAGGCAAAAAACTGGTCCCGGTATTTCAGTAACGAAACAAGGTCATACTATTACGACAAGGATAGCATTACCTATCCCTATAAAAAGAAAAGACTCTTCGGCATGGTGACCGATAAAGACACCGTTGGTCTCTGGGTGAAGGTAATCGATCAGGATAAAGAGCCACCCCCCGATGTGGATGCGAACATGGATACGGAGATGTTCCAGCCTGACGAGAATGTTGTCTACGTTGAGGTTACCTGTCCGAAAAAAGAGATCAATGTAAAGGATAATGTGCCTTATGATATGCGGAAAGGCAGAATGACCTCCCGTATCATCATCCCCGATGAAAAGATCCTTCAAGGTGTAAAATCAAGCGACACGAAGGAAGCATTGGTCAGCACAATCTGTAGATAAATAAACCCGAATTCTCCACTGTAGGACGAGCATCTGTGCCGGGCATGATCTCGGAAAGATAGCGGTTCCTGCCGAGATACTGAGCAAGCCTACAAAGCTCACAGATATAGAATTCAGCCTCATCAAGGTACACCCTCAGGCAGGATATGATATCCTGAAAAATGTGTATTTACCCTATCCCATAGCAGAGATAGTCTATCAGCACCATGAAAGACTGGATGGTTCAGGCTATCCCCGGGGGTTAAAGGACGGACAGATCCTCCTTGAGGCATGCATCCTTGCAGCCGCCGACGTGGTAGAGGCCATATCCTCTCACAGGCCATACAGGCCCGCAAAAGGTATCGATGCAGCCCTCGAAGATATCGAGGCGAATAAAGGCATCTTCTATGATACAAAAGCCGTTGATGTGTGTACACGGTTATTCAGGGAGAAGGGGCTTGCATTTGAAGCAACAGCGTCATAATTTGCTTTGTTTCTATCCGTAATAATTCTTTTTCCAGTTTATAAACTCTATTTGTTAGTAGGTGACATTCATGATATTAACTGTTAGGCTATGCCGTAGCGAGGTAATCCACATGGTCCAATGGATTCGAAGTCACGAGGCGATCCTCACGTGGCTAACCGTGTCGTCAACCGTCACCTTTGTTGCGTCCCTTATACTTGTGCCTTTTTTCATAGTTCGAATCCCCGCTGACTATTTCGCACGTGGAAAGGATTATAGAAGGCTTTGGGCTGATCAGCATTTAGTAGCAAGAGGTGTGTTGGTGATAGCGAAGAACCTGCTCGGGTACA from Syntrophorhabdaceae bacterium includes:
- a CDS encoding rhodanese-like domain-containing protein, whose amino-acid sequence is MKVVTKLVLISIALLVLLPAACDLDGNIKKINAEELKRLIAEMPGLVIIDNRSGFEFSYSRIPKAVNIPQEKFTSLAMLLPQAKDTPIVFYCRGYS
- the thrC gene encoding threonine synthase codes for the protein MSTITYYSTNNYDERVNFETALLKGMASNYGLYMVARKDVPTLTPERIKAMLPMSYAQIAFEVLCPFLGSEIPAERLKVLLKDAYREDKIPTKVQHVTGRTYIMWLTRGPTYSFKDYAARFFGRALNYFLGEKGLKRVVIVATSGDTGGAVADALYGLDNVDNIVFFPKGSISEGQRRQMTTLGDNIYAFEVNGDFDVCQALAKNILGDKGFAEGLFHDSERFTSANSISLGRLLPQAVYPFYAYSKIDAGNEPFIASVPSGNFGNMMGTVIARQMGLPIARLISGVNENTEFPEFLETGKYVVRPSIKSPSSAMIVSHPSNLVRLIDFYGGHMYDERDAATGNVTKPGIIDRMPDMDRMRKDIVSMGVTNPLHYETMKLVFEKYGIILDPHGAVGWRTLELYLNGKHDRPAVIYETADPGKFPEDVVTAIGVAPALPAGMEKQAALKERIYGIASKPEQTPGGLKLSDEQVKETKEKIREIFA
- a CDS encoding HD domain-containing protein; its protein translation is MCAGHDLGKIAVPAEILSKPTKLTDIEFSLIKVHPQAGYDILKNVYLPYPIAEIVYQHHERLDGSGYPRGLKDGQILLEACILAAADVVEAISSHRPYRPAKGIDAALEDIEANKGIFYDTKAVDVCTRLFREKGLAFEATAS